From the genome of Scytonema hofmannii PCC 7110, one region includes:
- a CDS encoding DUF6932 family protein, with product MIPEFDENGNLPLGIHFCEWEEFVERFGTTPRRLKLIDGLKKAMEQLKEAECPTIYIDGSFVTSKQNPGDFDACWEDNGVNVSYLKFIAPTLYNFTVMRVEQKVKYRGEIFSSNYPANESGMVYIDFFQFDTRTNTRKGIIAIDLVRWEP from the coding sequence ATGATTCCGGAGTTTGACGAAAATGGTAATTTGCCACTAGGCATTCATTTCTGTGAGTGGGAGGAGTTTGTCGAACGATTTGGTACTACACCGCGTCGGTTGAAATTGATAGATGGACTAAAAAAAGCAATGGAGCAACTCAAAGAAGCTGAGTGTCCTACTATTTATATAGATGGTAGTTTTGTTACCAGTAAACAAAATCCTGGAGATTTTGATGCATGCTGGGAAGATAATGGAGTTAATGTTAGCTATCTAAAATTTATAGCGCCTACTTTATATAATTTTACAGTTATGCGTGTCGAACAGAAAGTTAAGTATAGAGGTGAAATTTTTTCCTCGAATTATCCTGCTAATGAATCGGGTATGGTTTATATAGATTTTTTTCAATTTGATACAAGAACGAATACACGTAAAGGGATTATCGCTATAGATTTAGTGAGGTGGGAACCATGA
- a CDS encoding ABC-F family ATP-binding cassette domain-containing protein — protein MSIITLQSVKKDFGIKEILKEASFSLDANDKVGLIGTNGSGKSTLLKMIAGLEPIDSGQILANSGAKIIYLPQQPEVDENHTVLEQVFADSGEQMTLVREYEELSDKLAHTPENKQLLSRLSSVMQRMDSINAWELETNAKIILSQLGITDFNALVGTLSGGYRKRIALATALLSEPDLLLMDEPTNHLDANSVEWLQSYLNRYRGALLLITHDRYFLDKVTNRIIEIDRGDIYTYAGNYSYYLEKKALAEDSAVSSQRKHQGVLRRELEWLKRGPKARSTKQKARIDRIQAMRETEFKQVQGKVDISTVSRRIGKKVIEINNVSKAYNERTLIKDFTYEFSPEDRVGIIGSNGAGKSTLLNIITGRSTPDSGLVDIGSTIHIGYFDQHSEELLSALNENQRVIDYIKEEGEFVSIADGTRITASQMLERFLFPGNQQYAPIHKLSGGEKQRLFLLRILMGAPNVLILDEPTNDLDVQTLAVLEDYLEDFSGCAIVVSHDRYFLDRTVDTILAFEEGGNIRQYPGNYSVYLDYKKAEEEQLQQSAPTKEKVKNETLDAKSHSQENGTAKKRGLSNWEKREFEQLEGKIAQLETQKTEAEKALTKVPPGNYSQVQKLYEQVETLKQAIDTATERWLELAERES, from the coding sequence ATGAGTATTATCACACTACAATCAGTTAAAAAAGATTTTGGTATCAAAGAAATTCTCAAAGAGGCAAGTTTTAGCCTAGATGCAAATGATAAAGTCGGATTAATTGGAACCAATGGTTCTGGAAAATCCACATTGTTAAAAATGATTGCCGGATTAGAACCGATTGATAGCGGTCAAATTCTAGCCAATTCTGGTGCTAAAATCATATATCTACCCCAACAACCAGAAGTCGATGAAAACCACACAGTTTTAGAGCAAGTTTTTGCTGACAGTGGCGAACAAATGACTTTAGTGCGGGAGTATGAAGAACTTTCCGATAAATTAGCCCATACACCAGAAAATAAACAGTTGCTATCGCGTTTATCTTCCGTCATGCAGCGGATGGACTCAATTAATGCTTGGGAACTGGAAACAAATGCTAAAATCATTCTTTCACAATTAGGCATCACAGACTTTAATGCTCTTGTTGGCACTTTATCTGGTGGTTATCGCAAACGAATCGCTTTGGCTACGGCTTTGCTGTCAGAACCTGATTTGTTGCTCATGGATGAACCGACAAACCATTTAGACGCCAATTCTGTAGAGTGGTTGCAAAGTTACTTAAATCGTTATCGTGGCGCACTCTTACTGATAACTCACGATCGCTACTTTTTGGATAAAGTCACCAATCGGATTATTGAAATTGACCGAGGAGACATTTACACCTACGCAGGTAACTACTCCTACTACTTAGAAAAGAAGGCATTAGCGGAAGACTCTGCTGTTAGCAGCCAACGAAAACATCAAGGTGTCTTGCGGCGTGAATTGGAATGGTTAAAACGGGGACCCAAAGCCCGCAGTACGAAACAAAAAGCCAGAATTGACCGCATTCAGGCAATGAGGGAAACAGAGTTTAAACAAGTTCAAGGTAAAGTTGATATTTCTACAGTAAGTCGTCGTATCGGCAAAAAAGTTATTGAAATTAATAACGTATCTAAGGCTTATAATGAAAGAACATTAATCAAAGATTTTACCTACGAATTTAGCCCGGAAGACCGAGTTGGTATCATTGGTAGTAATGGTGCGGGTAAATCCACTTTACTAAACATCATTACGGGACGCAGTACTCCAGATTCCGGGCTTGTAGACATCGGTTCTACCATTCACATTGGTTATTTCGATCAACATTCTGAAGAATTGCTATCGGCATTGAACGAAAATCAGCGCGTGATTGACTACATTAAAGAAGAAGGAGAATTTGTCAGTATAGCGGATGGCACGAGAATTACTGCCTCCCAAATGCTAGAGCGCTTTTTGTTTCCAGGTAACCAACAATATGCTCCCATTCACAAACTTTCTGGAGGAGAAAAACAACGGTTATTTCTGCTACGTATTTTGATGGGTGCGCCCAATGTCCTAATATTAGATGAACCGACGAACGATTTGGACGTTCAGACTTTGGCAGTACTGGAAGATTATCTAGAGGATTTTTCTGGTTGTGCGATCGTTGTCTCTCACGATCGCTATTTTCTAGATAGGACAGTAGACACTATATTGGCTTTTGAAGAAGGTGGAAATATTCGACAGTATCCAGGCAATTACTCGGTTTATTTAGATTATAAGAAAGCAGAAGAAGAACAGCTGCAACAAAGCGCTCCTACCAAAGAGAAAGTCAAAAATGAGACATTAGATGCAAAGTCTCACTCTCAAGAGAATGGAACAGCGAAAAAGCGAGGATTATCCAATTGGGAGAAGCGCGAATTTGAACAATTAGAAGGGAAAATTGCTCAGCTAGAAACTCAAAAAACAGAAGCGGAAAAAGCACTGACAAAAGTTCCTCCTGGTAACTACAGCCAAGTGCAGAAACTCTACGAACAAGTAGAAACTTTAAAGCAAGCAATTGATACAGCAACTGAACGATGGTTGGAATTGGCTGAAAGGGAGTCTTAG